GTACAATTTATGCCAAAAGCGTCTGGAATAGCGGTTGAATCGGCTTGATGCTGCGCGAAACAGGCACTCACAGCGTCTCCTGCAGTGTAATTCTTTCCTTGAGAGGTTTGCTCAGGGAGGACACCATCTGGGAAATTGAAGCTGATCCACCAGGGTGGGATTCGTAGAGATGGATTTGCTGAAGCAAATGCTGTCATGGCCCGCCGAATGGCCCTTGCCTCGCGCAAGAGTGGGACCGTTTCAAACGCAATAATATCAATGGCGTCCCAGGTTTCCTTGGTCGATGCTAACATGGAAATCCGCTCGAGATGGAACTTAAGCAGGGCATTTTCGGCCTTTTGTTCGTCCTCCAAGGCTTGTTCGCCAGTGAAGAATGTAACTGGCTGGGGCGGTCCGTATGGAGGTGGATAAATGCCAGAAAATTCGGCAGCAGGGGAAAGTGTGGCTCCAAAAGGTCCCAAGGAGAGAGCGACTGAGGTTTGAGAGTGTCTGGGGATGTGATATTCATGTATATCTCGCGAGCTCGAACAGCCAGAGCAATTGCTTTGTGTGTAATAGCTGAAGCTTGATCATGAGTGTAGCCAGCTCTCTTGAAAGTTTCGGGAGCACACTGATATCTGGAAGAGTTGTCAAAAAATCTGTTTGCTACTGATGACATTAACTGTGCCTACGTTGCGGTAAGGATCACTGAAGACCCAGCTCTGAGAAATGCAAGATGCGCCTCGACAATGGCGTCGGGATGGTGTCATTAGATGAGCAGACCAAAGTGGGTGAGAGATATTCTTGTGGAGAACGTCTTCCAGAGTCGTCCCCTAGTGTGCATACGAGGTCGGTATTGGGTTTTGGCGAGTATTATGAAGTTAGGCGTACCAATCCGGCGTCAAGGAATGCGATATCCTCTCTCGCGAACCGTGAGGTCAAGCGAGTTGTTTTTGATCCTTCTTCACCCATAAGTGCTTTATTTTGAGCAACAATGGATTGTTCAAAACTAACAGGCGACTCGAGGTCAAAGTGAGGAGGTCGGATCAGACGAGATTAGAAACGAAATGCTGAGTAAGCCTAGTCGAGCTATTTAATAATGTTGCCTAATACGCATATGTCCACTATTGGAAGTACGGATTAAAAGACTACAGGTAGAGATGGACTGTACCGTCCCTGAGATTTAAGAGGTAGGATTGGGCTGGCCGAGGAACCGAGGAAATCGAATTTACGGGATTTCCAGAGGACTAAATATTCTGACTAGGTAGTCTGTAGGACCAGCATTGAATATGATTCTAACCGCTTCCTGGGGTGCGATAGAGATAGTACGGTCACCGAGTAGCTACGACAAGCATGAGTTCTTACACTGCAACTGGGGCTTGTCGCTGAAGTGCGCCATCCAAAAATGCACGTGACATTAGACTACCGCGTCACCACGTGCGCGTATTAACTTACCCTCTGACTACAGTAATAAAGTACCGTATGGCGGACAAGTCTGAGTTTCAGCTTAGGTTCTCGGATCCCCTGAAGGACAAGTACCAGGAACCCCCGCAGTACTCTCTCGTTGAACTGCCACCAGAATTGTCGAGCTCGTAAAACAGGGACAAGTAAAGTAAGTAATGGTCGTGTGCTTGGGTGATCTGATTTGACGCCGAAAAGCTTTCGATACGGGGACGAGTTGATGATGATGCTGTACTTTGCACCTCGTCTAAAACATACGCGATACGCTCAGTGGCGCTCTCTAACAGCGTGCTAGTTGTCTCGAATGCTGGACCCGACGCCCAACAGTCGACAGATTCTGCACCCGACTTACTTGAGCCCAGTGAAACCAACACGCTAGTGATTTCCGGAGAGGTCTCAGAGATACTTGAGCTTGTTCCTACTGTACCGCGTTTGGAGAAGCTCCTTCATCATCTTAAGGGCTGCGAGTGGAACGACGACGAGTCGGATGAAGAAACTTACGAAAGTAATGTTAATGATCCAGTGCGTCGTTATAACTCTGACCTATACATATCAAAATAGATGACCATCGCAGTTACGAAGGCGAAGGGTAACTTTGGATGAACTACGAAATATCGTGCAAGCTAGTGATTCGGAGCTTGAAGATGGTTTACGAAAAGCTAGGGTTTTAAATCTTGGGGGCACATTGCGACCACTGCCTATATCCAGTCTCACGGAAATTCTGGTCACCCTTCTACTTACGATTGGTTCTACTGGTCTGCCGCGGCCACCAAAGCCCATTCCACTCGTTAAGTTGATACAGAATATTGAAGATGAATTTCAAGTCAACCCAGACGTCATGGAACACATTGCCAGCTGGTATGGGACTGTTAATGGAGAGGGTGACAAGCGTATGTGGGAGGCAGATATGAAAGCCATAGTAGGAGAAATAGGCGTTGGAATACTCCGTAGGGCCGAAGTAAGTGCTTCCGTATCAAATTTCTCTCCAACACTCCAGCCAACTGGTTCTAGGATGCTGTTGAAGAAATCGAATTTATAGAACGATGGAAAGAACAAGTCGGGGACATGTTTACAGAGCATATAGATATCGCTCTGTTAGACGTAAGTTTTTGTACTGATTGACTTTCTATTTTGTTATATTGAACTTTGTTCAGGGTAACTACTTGTCAACGCCCCTCCCTCACACAAAATATGGGGAACCTTCAAGTACACTACTATATTACCCACGTTCAGCACTGCCAACCGATGCGGCCCAAAGGTTTCAAACATTGTTCCTAACTCGCCCGAAATGGAAGGCGGAAGATATCGCAATTTACCTTGAAGACATCGCAGTGGATAAGAAGGAACGGGATCGTCTGATGCTCAAGTACACCAGACAAATAACGGAGCCAGATGGTGTCTGGGTCACCGCAAGGGTACGGTACTAGCCTCGATATCGAGCTTCGTTTTTTTGTGCGGGCTTTCAGTTTGGAGATTATTTGTTGTCTAGTAATCATTGTTGGGTGCCCACATTAATGACACACTCGTTCAAGAGTCGCCGACAGTTCAGACCCTGTCTGTGTAGACAGCATTTTGTGTTTTACCCGGAAGTATATAACTATCAGTATTATTGCATTATCAGTCCACCATCGATCGAAATGGCCTGGCCTAAATTATGTCACTCAGTTTCGGAATTATAAACTAACTACATAGTATCGGAGGCCCACCTGTAATGTTTCGAGCCGCGGGGCTGACCAGGAAAGATACCAGCCCTGCGATTTCATCAGGAGAGCTGATGTTTCCTGTAGCGAGTCGGTCCACAATCTAGTTTAAACGTACATATGACAGGAATGTTGGCAGGGTAGTCAATGATCATCTTACCAGTTGTTGAGCTTGATTACCGCCAGTTATACCTCCCAGTACATCCTTGTTCCCTATTTGCTGTCAAATACGAACCCTTAGAGAGCACCAATTGAAGACTTACACATGTCAGTATCGGTTGGTCCAGGCGCATATGCATTCACAGTGATATTGTGCCGACCCCATTCTAGCGCCGCCGTCTGCGTTAATGCACGTACCGCAAACTTACTAGAACAGTACGCCCCCTTGTTTGGAGAAGCAGTCTACCAGAGGCACTACAAGCCCCGATGATTCTCCCACCCCCTCGTGGAATCATAGCCTGGCAGCTGCTCGGTAACTATAGAGTAGACCCTTTACATTGACCGTATAAACTTGGTCAAAAAGCTCGTCCTCCACTGATATAAATCACTATGAAACAGATCTAGTCTGAATTAACTGATAGGGCTTACTTTCGAGCAGGGGTGCGACTCGATATATTCCTGCATTGGCTACCATCTACATTCGATATCACAAACTATTAGGAGCCGATGAGATACATCACCAACTTACCACATCTATGCCACCTAGATCGTCTACTGCGGCTTGGACAAGCGCTTGAACCTGAGGCTCAGCAGTAACATCACATGGCCCATAGTAGAGTTTGGGCTCTGCTCCATGCGCCAACGTGTTTTTGTAAATCTCGGTGCATTCGTCTGCAACCTCCTTTAGGCGCCCTTGGTTGGATGCAATATCGCCAAGAGCAAGTGAGTAGCCTTCAGATGCGAGTTCTGGTAATCGTAGATATTAATAACCGATAGCTGCTGGACAATAACCCAACTCACTATGTGCAATCGCCCGACCAATACCTGTGACGTCACCCGGTTTTTAACTCACAAGTGCCTCGTTTAAGGGTTGTGCGTACCTTGACCTGCTCCAGTGATTACGGCTACTGGAGAGCTTTTCTTTGAAGGGTCGACCAAACTTGACATTGGGTATAGGATGATCGATGGAGAGGACCGAAGGGCTGAAGCTTCACTGATCAGATACTTCTAATCTTATAACGGACACCGATGCGTGAGAGAACTACCCGTGGCTGCTAGCACTGAAAACTACCTGCACTTTCTCCACTACGCGCAACTAATATCATTAGAGGTCCATATATCAATGACGCATGTACTACCTGTATGCCCCTCTTTCGTTTCGGCAGACCACGCGACGTTTGGATCCAGAAATGCTCTCTAAATAAGGGTGAAGTGCAGACCAAGTGGGCTGCTGCATTGGCCAACGAAATAACTCTTGCTCTGATGGCTCGTACCGCAATTGATAACAGTTAGAATCGGTATCACTCAGTGATGTTTCAATCAACTGGTCACCCGGGGTGAGCGACATGTCCAATACTATAGTCATGTTTCAAGATTGCTCTTACATAGCATGTGACTATATGTGCACTATTGATTTATAGCGACCGAACGATACTATCAATTGATTTTATAACAATAATAATACCTAGCTTTCCGAGGGGCGTGCGCAGTAAATCCAAAAATAATTACTCGCATCACAAGGCACCAAATGGTCATGAGATCTTGCCAGGCAACAATTTGGGAAAGACTTGGTCTGGGCGTTCTCGTGATGCTATGTTTAGAAGCAACTTTCTTGGAAATTAGCCGTCTTGACCCAACTGCATCATGCGGGAACTCCATGTCCCGGATGCCGAGCAAAATTCTTTTGCCAGTGATTCCGTACAAAAAGTCGCTTAGCGAAGGGTGGCTTCCCCACAGCCGGCGAGTACTCTCCACGACCTCCCCCACAAACTGTCGTCCAACCCCGGGCGCGCCTCGGAAGTCAACAACATGGCCCACTATGAAGAACCCAGAGCATTTCATACTCGCCCGCACCGGCAACAGGGAGAATTAGAGATCGGTGTGACTCAGGCCGTTGGCCACATCCAGGTAGGAGAATGACGTGGGGCATATGTCAGGCTTGGACTGAAGGATTTACTGCATTTGTCGGGTATGGTTAACATAGCAAAAGGAATCTCTCCATGTCGTCGATATTGCTCCAGTTCCGAATTTTATGAAGACATGGGAACGCAAGGTTGGTCAGCTATAAGTCATAAATGGCCTACCGGTCTCTAAAGTTATCTTCAGCGGCCAACATGGCTAATGGAAATGATTGCTGAGTGTTGGGGCGTCTTTTGTTACACCTATGCTGGCGTAGGCGCAACTGCTGCACTGGTCATTACTACTTCCGCGCAAGAGGTGCGTATTCAGGATTTGCCCTGAACCCTAGTTTTATTAATTGACTTTTTTAATCAAGGAGAATCTTGGTGGTCTACTAAATGTAGCCGTCGCATACGGATTCGTAAGTTCACATTTATGAATAATGCCAAACTTACTAAGAATATACATATGTACATGCAGGGTATTGCGTGTATGTATATTCACACAGGTCGTTTACAGCCATCTAATTGTCGCCAATTTCAGTTGCTATTATTACTGCTGCATCGACCTCCGGCGGACATTTCAACCCGTGTGTCACCATCGCGTTCTGTTTGTTCCGCGGGTTTCCACTTCGCAAGGTTCCTCGGTAAGCGCTTGTGACTCAGATTTAATTGAATGCTACAATAGCGACTTACGCGCGCATGACCGCCCTAGTTACATCTTTGCTCAATGCTTGGGCGCTTTTATTGCAGGCATATGTGTGTGGGGCCAATATCATCGCGAATTAGGGGTAGGTTTGATCGAGTACCACCAGCATCCGCCGGATACTGATATGAGCCGTCGAATTTAGCTCATCACCAACGCACTGAAGGCAGCTGGCAAGGAGGCCCAAATATTCTCTAGTTCCGGGTAAGCCTATACTCATATATCTAATTCCTATGGATACCTAGATTGCTTTCATCTTAGTCCTGCTGGTGTGGTCGCTATTTTCCCGGCTGCCGGAGCTTCGATGGGCCGTGTGTTTTTGAACGAATTTATTGTTGATTTTTTCGTAAGTACCAATATAATTTGGCCTGATAACTTTGCTAAACTTCCGCTCCAGCTTGGGTGTGTTCCTTCGTAAATGGCTTCATATGCACTACTGACTCATTTGTGGCGACTCACAAAAAGGATTGTTATGTGCGTGTCATTATATGCGCTATACAACGTCAATTTACTAATCATTGAGTAGCTGGGCTTGCCTTGACCCGGCCAACCCGTTCGTATCCGCTTCATCCGTTCCTTTTGCCATTGGCATGGCCTGTAAGTTTATTCAAACGACTTCGCATATAGTCTTGGAGCAAACGCCTATTAAATTACTATTAGACACTGCAATGATTATTGGATTCGTCCCTGGAACCATCGCAACCAATGCCGCACGCGACTTTGGAGCCCGCTGCGCAGCTGCTGCCATCTGGGGAAGGGACGCATTCCCATCTCCCTATTCAGCCATTTCAGCTCTGACAAACATTCCGGCGATGCTCTGCTCCGTGATGTTCTATGAGGTGCGCGATAAATGTCACATATAATCTGGCAATAACTTAATACCCGCCTATGGCCTAGTTCTTTTTGTCCGACTCTAGCCGCGTTGTTGTCAGCCACGCGGAGACACTTCATCAGAATGCTCAAGCTCATGCTCATCACCGTCGCCTGACCAATGAGATGATAGGGGAATCTCCAATGGCGATCAAGCGGGAGCTTGGACGTGCCATGACAGGACATCAGATGACTGACTCGAGCAGCGGCGGATCCAAGGTCGAGGTTGATCACAGGGAAAAGGTGTAAAGACAGGTATTGCCAGCTTAAGTATCAGGCAGCATATAGCATAGTTTATATTTTGACTTTTCGGGTGCTCGTATCGAAACAAAAGGATGAAATGTAACAATAACACTTGTCATGAATTCAATGCATATCATATCGTTGTATGCAATCTACATCACGTCTTAAATGGAAGCATGGCAATGACGATCTCTGGGACAACCAACTGACCCCTTTCAATACGACCCCTGGTGTCTATGACGTATATCAACTTCTTTTGCCTGTAATTTCTGACGATTATACTCTCACATGTACGCTCGATGTATCTTACTCTGCGATCGACAAGAAAGATTTTAATTACTCTATGCAGACATAATCGGCGCCATTACCCTACGTTTACTCGTACTGTATGCATGCACGTGCATGGGTGATGGATAATTATTTGGAGATACATGTACTTTTAATTTATAATCCCAAGTACAATGGTACGGCTTCGTTCAGAGCGCAGTGGTTTGTTCAGCTACTAATTAAtaagaaagaaaaaataaAACCAAAAAAAAGCTGGATGATGGATACTGGCAACCGGTATTTATGTTCTGTTTAGAGTCGATCATCACTGCGCTCTTAATGACATCAGTGTAACCACTGCGCCGGCCCATTGCTGCGTTACAGTCGCCTGTTGTCAGTAAGCGACACAACCATGGTACGATTCATCTTCGCCGTTCGGGTGTTCGCCATTCGATTATGCGTATGTTTGTGTGTAATTTTCGAGGCAACTGGGTTCAGGATACAGAAATGATACATAAAGGTCACGATATTTGAATCAAGTAACCTTGAAATTTCACCACTCTGGGTTGAGCTACGCAAAATGTGCGCAAAGAGGTTCTATAGGCCGTGCTTGGCAGCTGCCCAAAACAATGCTTGGTCGCTCATGCCCACAGTACAGAGAAGTGCGGCTGAATGCGATCCAGTGGAAATTGGATTCCCAGTAGTAGGACCCTGAATACTTTCCAGCCAGGACCAATGGTGTGTGCCTGGCCATCTTCCACTATTCTACCACGACCGTGCTGCTGGTCTTGTTCGCCTTTTAATATCAAGGCAACATCCTGGAGCGAATACTTCCTCCATCATGTCTTCTGTAGAGACAATCATTACTACTCCAACCACCACCCGTGGATTGGCCGGTATCCCTCAATCCACCGATGTAGCGGTCTTCCTACCACGATTGCGCCCACCAGCAATGTACCTAGTCCTTCAAACGGGTGGAATAACGGGAacggaggaggaggaggaggtggtggtggcggtggaGGGTAAGATCATCTTTAATGCCTTGGTCATTCAGTTCTTACAGAGTCGGTTCGCAGAGTGAATAGTACTTTGTATTTGTTCACATTCCTCACAACATTGCTGCTCTTGCTCGCAGTGTCCTGCGGCATCGTTATTAGATCTTTCATTCTGCGACGGTGTGTATCCACTACAGGCTTGGGTGGCTATGTGCTGATTCAACTTCCAACAGACGTTTCCATCGCCGAGTGGAGGAGGCCATTGCTGCGGGTGTGCTATTGCCCGGCCAAGgaaatgttggcatgggtccCGGTGGGACTATTGGTGCATTCCGGCGACCCATTGGGGAAAAGCCAAAGATGTGGGAGGTGTGGATCGACCCATCGATCGGCAGTAACAAAGACCCATTAGCATCGGGCGAGTGGTCGAAGATTCAAGTGGGTTCTTTTTTTTGACCTCTCAATACTGAGATGACTGATCTCCTGGTGCAGCCCGTCGCGGCGACTCAGGTATCTAAGATTTCCCAAAGGGCGGCAGCTGCGCCACCCAAGATCGAACCTATACAGCAGGAAGCGGCAGTCCAAACATCATTGGTTGAACGACTGGGTCTTGATTCTGTCTTCCGTCGCAATCAGCGCCAGACAAGAGCTGCTCCAAGCATCAACCCAACACCAGCCTCTCCAGATGTTCCTTTGCCTACACTCGGATATAATGCTTATGCACCTAATGAAGGAACCCGGGGCCATATAGATGGAGATTCTTCTAATGGGAATAGTTCTGTTCAAATTGCTGTGTTCATAGCGATGCCTGACCCGTCTCGACCGAGATATATTCCAGGTACTTCAACTTCTCCCATAGACGAAAATGGCGTAAAGGGTATGTAATCGTATTTCAACTTTGCGGCTAAATTAACGTATCTTCTAGGTAAACAACGAAGTCTTGAGTTACCATCCACCTCAACTGACGAGCACGAGATCCCTGAGATTTGTCTTGGAATGTCCCAAGCCCAGGTTGCACGCGATACGAATAACACATCGAATCAAGGCCAGGCTCCCGTTACACCAAAGTCTTGATGTATTTGaccattttttttttaaatatTTTGCTCGTCATAGGTATCTATTTGTAGTTGTCGCTTTTTGGTTGTGCTTTTACTACACGTTTGTACCTTCTATCCCCCGGGTGATGTATTTCCATTTACACGACAATTTTATCTTGTACTACCCACGTTTTAACTTCACCCTGGTTATTCCTGCTCTCATAACCACTTGGACCAAAAATAAATTGACATTCATACCATGTGCAGTGTTACATTCACCAGAAATATCAACTCATAAGAGTTGAATATAATAAATTTATGCGAGTTTATTGGATCCCGCGGAGCTCGAAATATCAACCGAGAGTGGGTCCTACAAGAACGATTAACGTGCAAGTCAATACCAAGACACTAATTCATACCTTTCCAGCTCGGATTTCACTCGCAGAGGGCATGAGTTCCAAACGCATGAGCTCAGAGCACTTGCTAACAATTGGGTCATTTTGCATACTAGAACCACCTAGCTCAGCTTAAACCGTGTATCTCCCTCGAGCTTTAACATACCTTGAGACAGCAGTTACTTTGTCGCCTTTGACATAGTATGCGACGAACTGAGAGCGTAGGCAATCAGTTCACTGCCTGTGTTGCTCTCAACGAACACTCACCTTCATTTCATCAGGGTTGCCTTTAATAATGACATCCTCGTGGCCGGCTCCGATGCCACAATAGCGAAGCTGTTGGCCCTCTACGACTACAGGTAAATCGCTTGTTATAGTACAGACATGGGTTACTTACGTGCACTCCAAAAGATAGGGACTTTCTTGAAAGGTTGAGGAGACCCAGCAATCGTCTTCCCTACGGCTCGACCATGGTTATTAGCAACCTAGAACCAGCATCCTATCAACTGTCCGTTCAA
The window above is part of the Rhizoctonia solani chromosome 7, complete sequence genome. Proteins encoded here:
- a CDS encoding aquaporin, Major intrinsic protein family; translated protein: MEMIAECWGVFCYTYAGVGATAALVITTSAQEENLGGLLNVAVAYGFGIAFAIITAASTSGGHFNPCVTIAFCLFRGFPLRKVPRDLRAHDRPSYIFAQCLGAFIAGICVWGQYHRELGLITNALKAAGKEAQIFSSSGPAGVVAIFPAAGASMGRVFLNEFIVDFFLGCVPSIVIWACLDPANPFVSASSVPFAIGMAYTAMIIGFVPGTIATNAARDFGARCAAAAIWGRDAFPSPYSAISALTNIPAMLCSVMFYEFFLSDSSRVVVSHAETLHQNAQAHAHHRRLTNEMIGESPMAIKRELGRAMTGHQMTDSSSGGSKVEVDHREKVQDQWCVPGHLPLFYHDRAAGLVRLLISRQHPGANTSSIMSSVETIITTPTTTRGLAGIPQSTDVAVFLPRLRPPAMYLVLQTGGITGTEEEEEVVVAVEGKIIFNALVIQFLQSRSFILRRRFHRRVEEAIAAGVLLPGQGNVGMGPGGTIGAFRRPIGEKPKMWEVWIDPSIGSNKDPLASGEWSKIQPVAATQVSKISQRAAAAPPKIEPIQQEAAVQTSLVERLGLDSVFRRNQRQTRAAPSINPTPASPDVPLPTLGYNAYAPNEGTRGHIDGDSSNGNSSVQIAVFIAMPDPSRPRYIPGTSTSPIDENGVKGKQRSLELPSTSTDEHEIPEICLGMSQAQVARDTNNTSNQGQAPVTPKS
- a CDS encoding 40S ribosomal protein S0, whose translation is MGEEGSKTTRLTSRFAREDIAFLDAGLGTTLEDVLHKNISHPLWSAHLMTPSRRHCRGASCISQSWVFSDPYRNISVYYTQSNCSGCSSSRDIHEYHIPRHSQTSVALSLGPFGATLSPAAEFSGIYPPPYGPPQPVTFFTGEQALEDEQKAENALLKFHLERISMLASTKETWDAIDIIAFETVPLLREARAIRRAMTAFASANPSLRIPPWWISFNFPDGVLPEQTSQGKNYTAGDAVSACFAQHQADSTAIPDAFGINCTQVRYLHECVSLASDALQTVKQNPYSKSRPSVLDPRNLPSKSGPTLVVYPNGGRIYDPNTMTWLPAASESSETKGLSESDAWAIGLVDVLQGAVPEDSGWSGLLIGGCCKTEPEHVSALRKLL
- a CDS encoding Enoyl-(Acyl carrier protein) reductase produces the protein MSSLVDPSKKSSPVAVITGAGQGIGRAIAHKLASEGYSLALGDIASNQGRLKEVADECTEIYKNTLAHGAEPKLYYGPCDVTAEPQVQALVQAAVDDLGGIDVMVANAGIYRVAPLLEMEDELFDQVYTVNTASPNKGAYCSSKFAVRALTQTAALEWGRHNITVNAYAPGPTDTDMWNKDVLGGITGGNQAQQLIVDRLATGNISSPDEIAGLVSFLVSPAARNITGQAISIDGGLIMQ